From the genome of Azospira restricta, one region includes:
- a CDS encoding cupredoxin domain-containing protein, whose protein sequence is MKFARLAALACLAAGVSFPVLAADYIDNAKDYVDKADWKAMTTVTVEMSEHHYQPEDIRFQAGKAYKVQLKNVGEKDHYFTSPEFNRAVAWRKIMVNGQMEAKAPYFTAFEVLKKGGQLDLYFVPVKAGSYPVYCTIDDHREKGMEGQLIIE, encoded by the coding sequence ATGAAGTTCGCTCGTCTTGCCGCGCTGGCCTGCCTGGCCGCCGGTGTTTCGTTTCCCGTCCTCGCCGCCGATTACATCGACAACGCCAAGGACTACGTCGACAAGGCCGATTGGAAGGCGATGACCACGGTCACCGTCGAGATGTCGGAACACCATTACCAGCCCGAGGATATCCGCTTCCAGGCGGGCAAGGCCTACAAGGTGCAGCTGAAGAACGTCGGCGAGAAGGACCACTACTTCACCTCGCCGGAGTTCAACCGCGCCGTCGCCTGGCGCAAGATCATGGTCAACGGCCAGATGGAGGCCAAGGCGCCGTACTTCACCGCCTTCGAGGTGCTGAAGAAGGGCGGTCAGCTCGACCTCTACTTCGTTCCGGTCAAGGCCGGCAGCTATCCGGTCTATTGCACGATCGACGACCATCGCGAGAAGGGCATGGAAGGCCAGCTGATCATCGAATGA
- a CDS encoding amino acid ABC transporter ATP-binding protein, with amino-acid sequence MIVARDLRKRFGEHEVLRGVSLTVGKGEVVAVIGPSGSGKSTLLRCLNHLEAIDRGEVVIAGETLAATDQSGHCRYAPEAESRRICRRMGMVFQHFNLFPHLTVLHNLIEAPMTVKGLTRDAIVPVAEELLRKVGLFEKRDSYPSRLSGGQKQRVAIARALAMAPDIMLFDEPTSALDPELTGEVLRSMRQLAEEHMTMLVVTHEMAFARDVSTRVVFMDGGEVVEAGDPAALFGNPAHPRTRAFLQRLRAG; translated from the coding sequence ATGATCGTCGCCCGCGACCTGCGCAAGCGCTTCGGCGAGCACGAGGTGCTGCGCGGCGTGTCGCTGACGGTCGGCAAGGGCGAGGTGGTGGCGGTGATCGGCCCGTCCGGCTCGGGCAAGAGCACGCTGTTGCGCTGCCTCAACCACCTCGAGGCGATCGATCGCGGCGAGGTCGTCATCGCGGGCGAGACGCTGGCCGCCACCGACCAGTCCGGCCATTGCCGCTACGCTCCGGAGGCCGAGTCGCGCCGCATCTGCCGCAGGATGGGCATGGTCTTCCAGCACTTCAACCTGTTCCCGCATCTGACCGTGCTGCACAACCTGATCGAGGCGCCGATGACGGTGAAGGGCCTGACGCGCGATGCGATCGTGCCGGTCGCCGAGGAGCTGCTGCGGAAGGTCGGCCTGTTCGAGAAGCGCGACAGCTACCCGTCGCGCCTGTCCGGCGGGCAGAAGCAGCGCGTCGCGATCGCCCGCGCGCTGGCGATGGCGCCGGACATCATGCTCTTCGACGAGCCGACCTCGGCGCTCGACCCGGAGCTCACCGGCGAGGTGCTGCGCAGCATGCGCCAGCTGGCCGAGGAGCACATGACGATGCTCGTCGTCACGCACGAGATGGCGTTTGCCCGCGACGTGTCGACGCGGGTGGTGTTCATGGACGGCGGCGAAGTCGTCGAGGCCGGCGACCCCGCCGCGCTGTTCGGCAACCCCGCGCACCCGCGCACGCGCGCCTTCCTGCAGCGCCTGCGCGCCGGCTGA